Proteins encoded in a region of the Streptomyces sp. NBC_00513 genome:
- the efeB gene encoding iron uptake transporter deferrochelatase/peroxidase subunit, with translation MTSVTESSDNHPDIEISRRRLLGTVGAAGAAGLALGGVGGALTHSALSDSPAGGAPGAAGALTSLGATEVAFQGDHQAGIVTPLQAKGHVLAFDLAPGAGRTEAAALMRRWSETARRLMAGETAPNADSGIALDAGPSSLTVTFGFGHSFFERTGLAARRPTALDPLPNFSADRLDPQRSNGDLWVQIGANDGLVAFHALRALHKDAGEAARVRWQMNGFNRSPGATVSPMTARNLMGQVDGTGNPKPSEPDFDKRIFVPAGGPGPAEHSWMAGGSYAVVRRIRMLLDDWDKQPTAKQEQVIGRTKANGAPLTGGGETTEMDLNKFGGDGKPVIPSNAHARISAPEQNGGAAMLRRPFSFHDGIAADGTPDAGLLFICWQADPLRGFVPVQRKLDRGDALSEFIRHESSGLYAVPPGPRAGEYVGQRLLEG, from the coding sequence CTGACCAGCGTGACCGAGAGCAGCGACAACCACCCCGACATCGAGATCTCCCGGCGCCGACTGCTGGGCACGGTCGGCGCCGCGGGCGCCGCCGGGCTCGCGCTCGGCGGCGTCGGTGGCGCCCTCACGCACTCGGCACTGTCCGACTCCCCTGCCGGCGGCGCTCCCGGCGCCGCCGGGGCCCTCACCTCCCTCGGCGCCACGGAGGTCGCCTTCCAGGGGGACCACCAGGCCGGCATCGTCACGCCGCTCCAGGCCAAAGGCCACGTACTGGCCTTCGACCTGGCCCCCGGCGCCGGGCGCACGGAGGCGGCCGCACTGATGCGCCGCTGGTCCGAAACGGCCCGGCGGCTGATGGCGGGAGAGACCGCGCCGAACGCCGACAGCGGGATCGCCCTCGACGCGGGGCCCTCGTCCCTCACGGTCACCTTCGGCTTCGGCCACTCCTTCTTCGAACGCACCGGCCTGGCCGCCCGCCGCCCCACGGCCCTGGACCCGCTGCCGAACTTCTCCGCGGACCGGCTCGACCCCCAGCGGAGCAATGGCGACCTGTGGGTCCAGATCGGCGCGAACGACGGGCTCGTGGCCTTCCACGCGCTGCGCGCCCTGCACAAGGACGCGGGTGAGGCCGCCCGGGTGCGTTGGCAGATGAACGGCTTCAACCGGTCTCCCGGCGCGACGGTCTCCCCGATGACCGCCCGCAATCTGATGGGCCAGGTCGACGGCACCGGCAACCCGAAGCCCTCGGAGCCCGACTTCGACAAGCGGATCTTCGTGCCCGCCGGCGGACCCGGCCCCGCGGAGCACTCCTGGATGGCCGGGGGCTCGTACGCCGTCGTCCGCCGGATCCGCATGCTCCTCGACGACTGGGACAAGCAGCCCACGGCCAAGCAGGAGCAGGTCATCGGTCGTACGAAGGCCAACGGGGCGCCCCTCACCGGCGGCGGCGAGACCACCGAGATGGACCTGAACAAGTTCGGCGGTGACGGCAAGCCGGTGATCCCGTCCAATGCCCACGCACGGATCTCGGCTCCCGAGCAGAACGGGGGCGCGGCCATGCTGCGTCGTCCGTTCTCCTTCCACGACGGGATCGCCGCCGACGGCACCCCCGACGCCGGGCTCCTCTTCATCTGCTGGCAGGCCGATCCGCTGCGCGGTTTCGTACCCGTCCAGCGCAAGCTCGACCGCGGTGACGCCCTGTCCGAGTTCATCCGGCACGAGTCCAGTGGGCTGTACGCGGTCCCGCCCGGGCCACGTGCCGGAGAGTACGTCGGACAGCGGCTGCTCGAAGGGTGA
- a CDS encoding copper resistance protein CopC, with translation MTATAPAPAPVRAHIPALLPRCALVLAALLATLFAAASPATAHAALTASDPKDGAVVATAPAQVTLSFSEQVAMGDDSIRVMDPQGKRVDTGELRDMCSGSTIRYGTALHSGLPNGTYTVAWQAVSADSHPISGAFTFSIGAPSATQVALPAQQAGGGPVGVAYGLARYAAYAGFIVLVGCAAFILLCWRRGSVERPLQKLVLRGWVTLTAATLAMLALRNPYTGSGRFADVFDLDGLKAVLETKTGASLVSRLLLLGAAALFIAVLFGAYARRQQAAGTANTPAPSGEEAEAEDTGAQDRKDTADLAFGLGIGGSVLAAGIAATWALAEHASTGIQPGIAMPADILHLLAVATWLGGLTALLVALHKVPDIEREAVRRFSKVAFISVLVVTITGVYQSWRQLGSWSALTDTSYGRLLLIKVGLVTVLVGIAYVSRGWTARLAESRVSNRAAGEKVAVSRETSADVSRETARETVPAASRETVPSDPKRAAQLARQRAARENAREKQVRDSDPGRAGLRRTVLAEACVAVALLAVTTVLTNTEPGRAVQQETGRNGASTAVPNRAVKITLPFDTGGQNGKGTVRLELDPGRVGANTLHLWAESPDGQPLDLPEIKVAFTLPAKDIGPLPLAPDRAAPGHWSSSGVQLPLAGEWRIDVTVRTSDIDQTTVQKNVKIG, from the coding sequence ATGACGGCCACCGCCCCCGCCCCCGCCCCGGTCCGCGCACACATCCCGGCTCTCCTGCCGCGATGCGCGCTGGTCCTCGCAGCCCTGCTGGCAACCCTGTTCGCCGCGGCCTCTCCGGCCACGGCGCACGCCGCACTCACCGCGAGCGACCCCAAGGACGGGGCGGTGGTCGCCACGGCGCCCGCCCAGGTCACCCTCTCCTTCTCGGAGCAGGTCGCCATGGGCGACGACTCCATCCGCGTGATGGACCCGCAGGGCAAGCGCGTGGACACCGGTGAACTGCGCGACATGTGCAGTGGATCCACCATCCGCTACGGCACCGCCCTGCACTCCGGCCTGCCCAACGGCACGTACACCGTGGCCTGGCAGGCCGTCTCGGCGGACAGCCACCCCATCTCGGGTGCCTTCACCTTCTCCATCGGCGCCCCGTCGGCCACCCAGGTCGCCCTTCCCGCCCAGCAGGCCGGCGGCGGCCCCGTGGGGGTCGCCTACGGGCTGGCCCGGTACGCCGCCTACGCGGGCTTCATCGTGCTCGTCGGTTGCGCCGCGTTCATCCTGCTGTGCTGGCGGCGGGGGTCGGTCGAACGTCCCCTGCAGAAGCTCGTGCTGCGCGGCTGGGTCACGTTGACCGCCGCCACGCTGGCGATGCTCGCGCTGCGCAACCCGTACACCGGCTCGGGCAGGTTCGCCGACGTCTTCGACCTCGACGGCCTCAAGGCCGTGCTGGAGACCAAGACCGGCGCCTCCCTCGTTTCCAGGCTGCTTCTCCTCGGCGCGGCCGCGCTCTTCATCGCCGTGCTGTTCGGTGCCTACGCGCGCCGGCAACAGGCAGCCGGGACGGCGAACACCCCGGCCCCGTCCGGGGAAGAGGCCGAGGCGGAAGACACCGGGGCACAGGACCGCAAGGACACCGCCGATCTCGCCTTCGGACTCGGCATCGGCGGTTCCGTCCTGGCCGCCGGTATCGCCGCGACCTGGGCGCTGGCCGAGCACGCCTCCACGGGCATCCAGCCGGGCATCGCGATGCCGGCGGACATCCTGCACCTCCTCGCCGTCGCCACCTGGCTCGGTGGACTCACCGCCCTGCTGGTCGCCCTCCACAAGGTCCCCGACATCGAGCGGGAGGCCGTCCGACGCTTCTCCAAGGTCGCCTTCATCAGCGTCCTGGTGGTCACGATCACCGGCGTCTACCAGTCCTGGCGCCAGCTCGGAAGCTGGTCCGCCCTGACCGACACAAGCTACGGACGGCTACTGCTGATCAAGGTCGGCCTCGTGACCGTCCTCGTCGGCATCGCCTACGTCTCGCGGGGCTGGACCGCCCGGCTCGCCGAAAGTCGAGTGTCGAACAGGGCGGCCGGGGAAAAGGTCGCTGTTTCACGTGAAACATCGGCCGATGTTTCACGTGAAACAGCGCGAGAGACGGTCCCCGCTGCATCGCGTGAAACCGTTCCCTCCGACCCCAAGCGCGCCGCCCAGCTCGCCCGGCAGCGCGCCGCCCGCGAGAACGCGCGCGAGAAGCAGGTCCGGGACTCCGACCCGGGCCGCGCCGGATTGCGCCGCACCGTTCTCGCCGAGGCGTGTGTGGCCGTGGCCCTGCTGGCCGTCACCACCGTCCTGACGAACACCGAACCGGGCCGCGCCGTGCAGCAGGAGACCGGCCGCAACGGCGCGTCGACCGCCGTCCCCAATCGGGCCGTGAAGATCACCCTGCCCTTCGACACCGGCGGCCAGAACGGCAAGGGCACCGTGCGGCTGGAGCTGGACCCCGGCCGGGTGGGTGCCAACACCCTCCACCTCTGGGCCGAGAGCCCGGACGGGCAGCCCCTTGACCTCCCCGAGATCAAGGTCGCCTTCACCCTCCCGGCCAAGGACATCGGCCCGCTGCCGCTCGCCCCGGACCGGGCCGCTCCCGGACACTGGTCGTCGTCCGGAGTCCAGCTGCCCCTCGCGGGCGAGTGGCGCATCGACGTGACCGTCCGTACCTCCGACATCGACCAGACGACCGTCCAGAAGAACGTGAAGATCGGCTGA
- a CDS encoding ATP-binding protein, translating to MSIWWSLHLRREAASVPLARRLLLGTMETAGVDPDISFDLSVALSEACANAVEHGGPASAACSGGGPVPEEWAAYRVTAYLDGDRCRIEVTDSGPGFPPKTVEGQGSPRVEASEKEHGRGLWLITELADHVRFGNGPGRGAVVSFDKILKWRDGALLTAS from the coding sequence ATGAGCATCTGGTGGTCTCTCCACTTGAGGCGCGAAGCCGCGAGCGTGCCGCTCGCCAGGCGGTTGCTGCTGGGGACGATGGAGACCGCGGGGGTGGATCCTGACATTTCCTTCGACCTGTCGGTGGCGCTGAGCGAGGCGTGTGCGAACGCGGTCGAGCACGGTGGCCCGGCGTCGGCCGCCTGCTCCGGCGGCGGACCGGTCCCGGAGGAGTGGGCGGCGTACCGGGTCACGGCCTACCTGGACGGGGACCGTTGCCGCATCGAGGTGACGGACTCGGGCCCGGGTTTCCCGCCGAAGACGGTCGAGGGTCAGGGATCCCCGCGGGTCGAGGCCTCGGAGAAGGAGCACGGCCGCGGCCTGTGGCTCATCACGGAACTCGCCGACCACGTCCGCTTCGGCAACGGGCCGGGACGGGGCGCGGTGGTCAGCTTCGACAAGATCCTCAAGTGGCGTGACGGCGCCCTGTTGACGGCGTCGTAG
- a CDS encoding SCO family protein, giving the protein MRTTRVTVAALLAAATLTLTACGGETAKTGDSVKQISGQAKAGAATVLDRPFDKPDLVLTDTTGKPWNLREQTKGRPTLIYFGYTHCPDVCPLTMSNIAVARKALTKAEQDKLQVIFVTTDPERDTPDSLGAWLKALDPSFIGLTGDFATIQAGARSLGIGIEAPKKGADGTVVSMHGAQVIAFSPKTDEGYVLYGEGTTVDDYAKDLPKLAKGDTP; this is encoded by the coding sequence ATGCGCACCACACGTGTGACGGTCGCCGCGCTCCTCGCGGCGGCCACCCTCACCCTCACCGCCTGCGGCGGTGAAACCGCCAAGACCGGCGACTCGGTCAAGCAGATCAGCGGCCAGGCCAAGGCCGGGGCCGCGACGGTCCTCGACCGCCCCTTCGACAAGCCGGACCTGGTCCTCACGGACACCACCGGCAAGCCGTGGAACCTGCGAGAGCAGACCAAGGGCCGCCCGACGCTCATCTACTTCGGCTACACCCACTGCCCCGACGTGTGCCCGCTGACGATGAGCAACATCGCCGTCGCCCGCAAGGCGCTCACCAAGGCGGAACAGGACAAGCTCCAGGTCATCTTCGTCACCACCGACCCCGAACGGGACACCCCCGACTCCCTCGGCGCGTGGCTCAAGGCACTGGACCCGTCCTTCATCGGACTGACCGGGGACTTCGCCACCATCCAGGCCGGCGCACGAAGCCTCGGCATCGGTATCGAGGCCCCCAAGAAGGGGGCCGACGGCACGGTCGTCTCCATGCACGGCGCCCAGGTCATCGCGTTCTCGCCCAAGACCGACGAGGGCTACGTCCTCTACGGCGAGGGCACCACCGTCGATGACTACGCCAAGGACCTGCCGAAGCTCGCCAAGGGAGACACCCCGTGA
- the serS gene encoding serine--tRNA ligase, producing MIDLRLLREDPDRVRASQRARGEDVGLVDALLSADERRRSSGMRFDELRNEQRSLGKLIPKASPEERAELLSKAEHLKQDVKAAEAEQNEADEAAKRLLLQLGNIVHTDVPVGGEEDFIVLETHGVIRDFAAEGFEAKDHLELGESLGAIDVERGAKVSGSRFYYLTGVGALLELALVNASIAQATEAGFIPMLTPALVRPRAMEGTGFLGQAAENVYHLEKDDYYLVGTSEVPLAAYHMDEIIEADKLPLRYAGFSPCFRREAGTYGKDTRGIFRVHQFDKVEMFSYVAPEEAEAEHQRLLEWEKQWLTSLELPFQVIDVATGDLGSSASRKFDCEAWIPTQGKYRELTSASNCDGFQARRLSIRYRDGKKTQPLSTLNGTLCAVPRTIVAILENHQQADGSVRVPPVLRPYLGGREVLEPIAK from the coding sequence GTGATTGACCTTCGGCTGCTCCGTGAAGACCCTGACCGTGTCCGCGCCTCGCAGCGCGCTCGTGGAGAGGACGTCGGCCTCGTCGACGCACTGCTCTCCGCCGACGAGCGCCGCAGGTCCTCCGGCATGCGCTTCGACGAATTGCGCAACGAACAGAGGTCGCTCGGCAAGCTCATTCCCAAGGCCTCTCCGGAGGAGCGGGCGGAGCTCCTCAGCAAGGCCGAACACCTCAAGCAGGACGTCAAGGCGGCCGAGGCCGAGCAGAACGAGGCGGACGAGGCTGCCAAGCGCCTCCTCCTCCAGCTCGGGAACATCGTCCACACCGACGTCCCCGTCGGTGGCGAGGAGGACTTCATCGTCCTCGAGACGCACGGCGTGATCCGCGACTTCGCCGCCGAGGGCTTCGAGGCCAAGGACCACCTGGAGCTCGGCGAGTCGCTGGGTGCCATCGACGTCGAACGTGGCGCCAAGGTGTCGGGTTCGCGCTTCTACTACCTCACCGGCGTCGGCGCCCTCCTGGAGCTGGCCCTGGTCAACGCGTCGATCGCGCAGGCCACCGAGGCCGGCTTCATCCCGATGCTGACCCCCGCGCTGGTGCGTCCGCGCGCCATGGAGGGCACGGGATTCCTCGGCCAGGCCGCGGAGAACGTGTACCACCTGGAGAAGGACGACTACTACCTCGTCGGCACCTCCGAAGTACCGCTCGCCGCGTACCACATGGACGAGATCATCGAGGCCGACAAGCTGCCCCTGCGGTACGCCGGCTTCTCGCCGTGCTTCCGCCGCGAGGCCGGCACGTACGGCAAGGACACCCGCGGCATCTTCCGCGTACACCAGTTCGACAAGGTCGAGATGTTCTCGTACGTCGCGCCGGAGGAGGCCGAGGCCGAGCACCAGCGGCTCCTGGAGTGGGAGAAGCAGTGGCTGACCAGCCTGGAGCTGCCCTTCCAGGTGATCGACGTCGCCACCGGCGACCTGGGCTCCTCCGCCTCGCGCAAGTTCGACTGCGAGGCCTGGATCCCGACCCAGGGCAAGTACCGCGAGCTGACCTCCGCCTCGAACTGTGACGGCTTCCAGGCGCGTCGCCTGTCGATCCGCTACCGCGACGGCAAGAAGACCCAGCCGCTCTCCACGCTGAACGGCACCCTGTGCGCCGTCCCGCGCACGATCGTCGCCATCCTGGAGAACCACCAGCAGGCCGATGGTTCCGTGCGGGTCCCCCCGGTGCTCCGTCCGTACCTGGGTGGTCGCGAGGTCCTGGAGCCGATCGCCAAGTGA
- a CDS encoding YcnI family protein, producing MKASRVSFAAALAAGSVLVLSGTAFAHVGVQPGEATKGGYAVINFKVPNERDNASTTQLEVNFPIDQPLTSVMPQDVPGWTVKVEKSKLDKPLTVHGKQINEAVTKVTWSGGKIEAGKFQQFPVSVGKLPENADQMVLKAIQTYDNNEVVRWIEEAKEGAAEPQNPAPVLKLVAAKAGDDHHAAGDAKAGEAKSDDKAHDEAAKSGSDTTARALGIAGIVIGLGGVAFGIASRRRAS from the coding sequence ATGAAGGCCTCTCGTGTCTCCTTCGCCGCCGCCCTCGCCGCCGGTAGCGTCCTCGTCCTGTCCGGCACCGCCTTCGCCCACGTCGGCGTACAGCCCGGCGAGGCCACCAAGGGTGGCTACGCCGTCATCAACTTCAAGGTCCCCAACGAGCGTGACAACGCGTCGACGACCCAGCTGGAGGTCAACTTCCCGATCGACCAGCCGTTGACCTCCGTCATGCCGCAGGACGTCCCCGGCTGGACCGTGAAGGTCGAGAAGTCCAAGCTCGACAAGCCGCTCACCGTGCACGGCAAGCAGATCAACGAGGCCGTCACCAAGGTGACCTGGAGCGGCGGCAAGATCGAGGCCGGCAAGTTCCAGCAGTTCCCGGTGTCCGTCGGCAAGCTGCCGGAGAACGCGGACCAGATGGTCCTCAAGGCGATCCAGACGTACGACAACAACGAGGTCGTCCGCTGGATCGAGGAGGCCAAGGAAGGCGCGGCGGAACCGCAGAACCCGGCGCCCGTCCTGAAGCTGGTCGCCGCCAAGGCCGGTGACGACCACCACGCCGCGGGGGACGCCAAGGCCGGCGAGGCCAAGAGCGACGACAAGGCCCACGACGAGGCCGCCAAGAGCGGCTCGGACACGACCGCGCGCGCCCTCGGCATCGCGGGCATCGTGATCGGGCTCGGCGGCGTCGCCTTCGGAATCGCCTCGCGTCGTCGCGCCTCCTGA
- a CDS encoding HAD family hydrolase: MSPAPFPYKLVATDLDGTLLRDDDTVSERTREALLAATAAGAAHIIVTGRAVPWTRHVLDDLGYKGIAVCGQGAQLYDAGAHRLLTSVTLDRQLAGLALSKMEAEVGPLAVAASRDGVDGEVLFGPGYQVQEGLPAIYLEDTAAIWTAPLNKLYIQHPGLGDDELVTAARAIVGSLVDIVMAGPGVVEILPLGLSKATGLSLAARRLGVKAAETIAFGDMPNDIPMFGWSAHGVAMANAHPELKAVADEVTTSNQEDGIAVVLERLLGAA, from the coding sequence GTGAGCCCGGCCCCTTTCCCCTACAAGCTCGTCGCGACGGACCTCGACGGCACGCTGCTGCGTGACGACGACACCGTCTCGGAGCGCACCCGTGAAGCCCTCCTCGCGGCCACCGCCGCGGGCGCGGCCCACATCATCGTCACCGGCCGGGCCGTGCCCTGGACCCGCCACGTGCTCGACGATCTCGGTTACAAGGGGATCGCCGTGTGCGGGCAGGGCGCCCAGCTGTACGACGCGGGGGCGCACCGCCTCCTGACCTCGGTGACGCTGGACCGCCAACTGGCCGGTCTGGCGCTGTCGAAGATGGAAGCCGAGGTCGGTCCGCTGGCGGTCGCCGCCAGCCGGGACGGGGTGGACGGCGAGGTCCTGTTCGGCCCCGGCTACCAGGTCCAGGAAGGGCTGCCGGCCATCTACCTGGAGGACACCGCGGCCATCTGGACCGCGCCGCTGAACAAGCTGTACATCCAGCACCCGGGGCTCGGCGACGACGAGCTCGTCACGGCGGCCCGGGCGATCGTGGGCAGCCTGGTGGACATCGTGATGGCGGGTCCGGGCGTGGTGGAGATCCTGCCCCTGGGTCTGAGCAAGGCGACCGGCCTGTCGCTGGCCGCGCGTCGACTGGGAGTGAAGGCGGCGGAGACGATCGCCTTCGGCGACATGCCCAACGACATCCCGATGTTCGGTTGGTCGGCGCACGGTGTGGCGATGGCCAATGCCCACCCGGAGCTCAAGGCCGTGGCCGACGAGGTGACGACCTCCAACCAGGAGGACGGCATCGCGGTGGTGCTGGAACGTCTGCTGGGCGCGGCCTGA
- a CDS encoding copper chaperone PCu(A)C, giving the protein MNARTTRTLAAALSLTAALAISGCSSDSDTKADGGKPAMTVSGAFMPEPVNDAMAGAFMVIKNDSKTADKLTGVTSPLSDDLQIHETKNQKMQQVASMDVPANGELNLERGGNHVMFMGLKNKPKVGDKVTVELRFEKADPVKVELDVKERTYNALNSNAH; this is encoded by the coding sequence GTGAACGCCCGCACCACCCGTACCCTCGCCGCCGCGCTCTCCCTGACGGCAGCGCTCGCCATATCGGGCTGTTCCTCGGACTCCGACACCAAGGCCGACGGTGGCAAGCCGGCGATGACCGTCAGCGGGGCCTTCATGCCCGAGCCGGTCAACGACGCGATGGCCGGCGCGTTCATGGTCATCAAGAACGACTCGAAGACCGCGGACAAGCTCACCGGAGTCACCAGCCCGCTCTCGGACGATCTCCAGATCCACGAGACCAAGAACCAGAAGATGCAGCAGGTCGCGTCCATGGACGTGCCCGCGAACGGCGAACTGAACCTGGAGCGCGGCGGCAACCACGTCATGTTCATGGGTCTCAAGAACAAGCCGAAGGTCGGCGACAAGGTCACCGTCGAGCTGCGCTTCGAGAAGGCCGACCCCGTCAAGGTCGAGCTGGACGTGAAGGAACGCACGTACAACGCGCTGAACTCCAACGCCCACTGA
- the pheA gene encoding prephenate dehydratase: MSATRFTYLGPEGTFTEAALRTLPEAATRELVPMVSVPAALDAVRNGEAAAALVPIENSVEGGVTATLDELASGEPLMIYREVLLPIAFALLVRPGTKLSDVKTVTGHPVAQPQVRNWLRANLPDAVWESAASNADGARLVQEGRFDAAFAGEFAAATYGLKALVTEIHDAENAETRFVLVGRPARPAAPTGADKTSVVLWLGDDHPGALLELLQEFAVRGVNLMLIQSRPTGAGIGNYCFAVDAEGHISDRRVSEALMGLKRTCPQVRFLGSYPRAGVALGDVRASRPGTSDGDFTAASDWLTRCLDGRA; encoded by the coding sequence ATGTCGGCCACTCGTTTCACCTATCTCGGTCCCGAGGGCACTTTCACCGAAGCAGCCCTTCGCACCCTGCCGGAAGCCGCCACCCGGGAGCTCGTCCCGATGGTGTCCGTGCCGGCCGCTCTCGACGCCGTCCGCAACGGTGAAGCCGCCGCCGCGCTGGTTCCGATCGAGAACTCGGTGGAGGGCGGGGTCACCGCCACCCTTGACGAGCTGGCGTCGGGCGAGCCGCTGATGATCTACCGCGAGGTGCTGCTGCCCATCGCGTTCGCGCTCCTCGTACGGCCCGGTACCAAGCTGTCGGACGTCAAGACGGTCACCGGGCACCCGGTGGCCCAGCCGCAGGTCCGCAATTGGCTGCGGGCGAACCTGCCCGACGCGGTGTGGGAGTCGGCCGCGTCCAACGCCGACGGCGCACGGCTGGTGCAGGAGGGTCGGTTCGACGCCGCCTTCGCGGGCGAGTTCGCCGCCGCCACGTACGGGCTGAAGGCTCTGGTCACCGAGATCCACGACGCGGAGAACGCCGAGACCCGGTTCGTGCTCGTCGGTCGGCCCGCGCGGCCGGCCGCGCCGACCGGAGCCGACAAGACCTCCGTGGTGCTGTGGCTCGGCGACGACCACCCCGGTGCGCTGTTGGAACTGCTCCAGGAGTTCGCCGTGCGCGGCGTCAACCTGATGTTGATCCAATCCCGGCCGACGGGTGCGGGCATCGGCAACTACTGCTTCGCCGTCGACGCCGAGGGCCACATCTCCGACCGTCGGGTGAGCGAGGCGCTGATGGGGCTGAAGCGGACGTGTCCGCAGGTTCGGTTCCTCGGTTCGTATCCGCGGGCGGGTGTCGCTCTGGGTGACGTACGCGCCTCGCGCCCCGGTACCTCCGACGGTGACTTCACGGCGGCCTCCGACTGGCTGACGCGCTGCCTCGACGGCCGGGCGTAG